AGCGCTTCTTCGCCGCGTTCATCGATTACATGGCCGGCCAGCCGCGGCTGGCGCCGCCGCCCCCGCCGCCCGAGCCCGAGCCTCGCGGCCTGTCCAACTCCCGCTGGTCCTGGGCGCTGGTGCTGGTGGTGATCGCCGTGTTCCTGAGTTACCACACCCTCTACAAGTAGTGGACAGCCTGGCCAACCGGGACGGCTGCGGCCATTCGGCGGTGATATGCTAACTAAATGAGCACGCCCCCGCCTACGCCGCAGCCCCAGCCAGACCCGCCTCCCCCTGCTCAGCCCGCCACCCCGCCGCCATCGCGCCGCGACCTGCTGATGGCCATGGCCGGCGTTTCGGCCACTGTCGTGCTGGCCGCCTTCGATTCCACCATCATCAGCACCACCCTGCCGCGCGTGGCCGAGGCGCTGAACGGCATGGCGCTGTACGCCTGGGTCGGCACCGGCTACCTGCTCGCCACCGCCGCCTCCATCATGATCTTCGGCCGCCTGGGCGACATGTTCGGGCGCAAGCCGCTGATGCTGGTGTCGGTGCTCATCATCGCGCTGGGCTCGATCGCCTGCGGGCTGTCGCAGAGCATGGGCCAGCTGATCCTGTTCCGCTCGCTGCAAGGCATCGGCGGCGGCATGATGATCGCCACGGCCTTCGCCGCGCCCGCCGATCTTTTCCCCGATGCCAAGCAGCGCGTGCGCTGGATGGCGCTGGTGTCGGCCGCCTTCGCCATGGCCAGCGGCATCGGCCCGGTTCTGGGCGGCGCGGCAACCCAGGCGCTGGGTTGGCGCGCCGCCTTTTTCATATCGCCGATCGCCGCCGCCGTCGCGCTGTTCCTGCTGGCGCGCTACTTCCCCCGCATCAAACCCGTCCACACCGGCGAGCGCCGCATCGACTGGCTGGGCGCCCTGCTGCTGGTCGTGGCGGTGGGCGCGCCGCTGGCGGCGCTGGAGCTGGGCTTTGCCAGCGGCGATCACGCCCACCCCGGCCTGGCGCTGGGCCTGGCCGTGGCGGGCGCCGCCGCCATCGCCCTGCTGGTTCCGATCGAACGGCGCGTGGCTTCGCCGATCTTCCCGCTGCGCGTACTGGCGGGCCGCGAACCGCAACTGCTGAATCTGGCGGCAATGACCGTGGGCGCGGTGATGTTCGTGCTGATCTTCTACAGCCCGCTGCTGCTGCAGCAGGTCCTGGGCTATACGCCCAGCCAGGCCGGGCTGCTGCTCACGCCTCTGGTGGCGGCCATCTCGGTAGGCAGCATCATCAACGGCCGGCTGTTCCACCGCCAGACCGAACCCCAGCGCCTGATGGTCTTCGGCGCCTGTCTGCTGGCGGCCGGCACCTTGATGGTGCTGCTGATCTCGCCCGGCACCTCGGCCTTGTGGATTCTGTCGGCCTTCTTCGTGAACGGCTGCGCGCTGGGCTTCCTGCTGCCCAATCTGACCCTGTTCATGCAGATGCTCTGCGAGCGACGCGACGTGGGCGTGGCCTCGGCCCT
The Achromobacter sp. AONIH1 DNA segment above includes these coding regions:
- a CDS encoding MFS transporter codes for the protein MSTPPPTPQPQPDPPPPAQPATPPPSRRDLLMAMAGVSATVVLAAFDSTIISTTLPRVAEALNGMALYAWVGTGYLLATAASIMIFGRLGDMFGRKPLMLVSVLIIALGSIACGLSQSMGQLILFRSLQGIGGGMMIATAFAAPADLFPDAKQRVRWMALVSAAFAMASGIGPVLGGAATQALGWRAAFFISPIAAAVALFLLARYFPRIKPVHTGERRIDWLGALLLVVAVGAPLAALELGFASGDHAHPGLALGLAVAGAAAIALLVPIERRVASPIFPLRVLAGREPQLLNLAAMTVGAVMFVLIFYSPLLLQQVLGYTPSQAGLLLTPLVAAISVGSIINGRLFHRQTEPQRLMVFGACLLAAGTLMVLLISPGTSALWILSAFFVNGCALGFLLPNLTLFMQMLCERRDVGVASALVQTTRAIGSALGTALVGILISHSSVLNGVRTGLGLCIVLSLTCAVLAHRVKMKNLASARKPS